In the Marinomonas algicola genome, one interval contains:
- a CDS encoding Lrp/AsnC family transcriptional regulator gives MEALDKTDINIIRRMQQDGKLTNAKLASELSLSETPCWRRLKRLEEEGIITDYQANLDRRRLGFGVMAFVQLTCYQHDAETTKTFEEMIQHYDNVLSCHNTTGAADFLLQVVAKDLDDYSRFVDQELRKLPGVSAIVSNISLRELKASTRLPI, from the coding sequence ATGGAAGCATTAGATAAGACAGACATTAATATTATTAGACGTATGCAGCAAGATGGAAAATTGACTAATGCAAAGTTAGCCAGTGAATTGTCATTAAGCGAAACACCTTGCTGGCGGCGACTTAAACGACTTGAAGAAGAAGGCATTATAACCGACTATCAAGCCAACCTTGACCGCCGTAGATTGGGCTTTGGTGTGATGGCGTTTGTACAGCTTACTTGCTATCAGCACGATGCCGAAACAACAAAAACCTTTGAAGAAATGATACAGCATTATGACAACGTTTTATCTTGTCACAACACAACGGGGGCTGCAGATTTCCTATTACAAGTTGTCGCAAAAGACCTAGACGACTACAGTCGATTTGTGGACCAGGAGCTCAGGAAGTTACCTGGAGTATCTGCCATTGTATCGAATATTTCATTAAGAGAACTGAAAGCATCAACGCGTTTGCCAATATAA
- the uvrD gene encoding DNA helicase II, whose protein sequence is MDVSFILDDLNDKQRDAVAAPLQNTLILAGAGSGKTRVLVHRIAWLMHAYELSPYSLMAVTFTNKAAKEMQARIEQLVGVPPQGMWVGTFHGLAHRLLRSHWRDAGLKENFQIMDSDDQLRLIKRIMKAFNIDDTRWPPKQVCWFINAQKDEGRRAAHVADSHDPFTKGMKELYYHYEESCEQGGLLDFGELLLRAHELLFGNPLLLKHYRERFAHVLVDEFQDTNSIQYAWLRILVGEEGSITAVGDDDQSIYGWRGAKIENIHNFTKHFANVNTIRLEQNYRSTGHILKAANGLISNNDDRLGKELWTDSGDGEPISLYAGFNEQDEARFITDIIKKWQDKGSKLSEMAILYRSNAQSRILEECLVREQVPYRIYGGHRFYDRLEIKNALAYARLAIDPNDDGAMERVINVPPRGIGERSIGTLRELARDQGYSMWKAAQVVVQQGLLPARASNAIKGFLALIEGMSSCIQQPELGLGDVFEQLIQEAGLIPFHEKEKGEKGEARVENLKELVGAASSFSWSADDEEFSSPLMAFLDKAVLDAGEAQADEYQDSIQLMTLHAAKGLEFQLVFLTGVEENLFPSKMSFEEPGRLEEERRLCYVGITRAMEKLYITYAESRRLYGSESFNSPSRFISEIPTSCIEEVRLRSQVSRPVSMQRPTVNRPTSSSVLSGMQKPVIDISMGDRVNHPVFGEGLVINSEGQGPQTRVQVNFDDEGTKWLVLAFAKLEVL, encoded by the coding sequence ATGGACGTTTCTTTTATTTTAGATGATTTAAATGACAAGCAGAGAGACGCTGTTGCAGCTCCGTTACAAAATACCCTGATTTTAGCTGGAGCGGGCAGTGGTAAAACCCGAGTACTGGTTCATCGTATCGCATGGTTGATGCATGCTTATGAATTATCACCTTACAGTTTAATGGCGGTAACCTTTACGAATAAAGCCGCAAAAGAAATGCAAGCGCGTATAGAGCAGCTTGTAGGCGTTCCACCGCAAGGAATGTGGGTCGGTACCTTCCACGGTTTGGCTCATCGGCTTTTACGTTCCCATTGGCGTGATGCGGGTTTAAAAGAAAACTTTCAAATAATGGACAGTGATGACCAACTACGTCTGATTAAACGCATAATGAAGGCGTTTAATATTGATGATACTCGATGGCCACCAAAGCAAGTTTGCTGGTTTATTAATGCTCAAAAAGACGAGGGTCGCCGTGCCGCACACGTGGCTGACAGCCATGACCCTTTTACTAAAGGCATGAAAGAGCTTTATTATCATTATGAAGAATCTTGCGAGCAAGGTGGCTTGTTGGACTTTGGAGAATTGTTATTAAGGGCTCATGAACTCTTGTTTGGAAACCCCCTATTACTAAAACATTATCGAGAGCGTTTTGCGCATGTGCTGGTGGACGAATTCCAAGATACCAACAGCATTCAATATGCATGGTTACGTATTTTAGTGGGTGAAGAAGGCTCTATCACGGCGGTGGGTGATGATGATCAATCCATTTATGGTTGGCGTGGGGCTAAAATTGAAAATATTCATAATTTCACCAAACATTTTGCTAACGTAAACACCATTCGCTTGGAACAAAATTACCGCTCAACGGGTCATATTCTAAAAGCGGCGAATGGCTTAATCAGTAATAATGATGATCGTTTAGGCAAAGAGTTATGGACTGACAGTGGTGATGGTGAACCCATTTCTTTGTATGCAGGGTTTAATGAACAGGATGAAGCACGCTTTATTACTGATATCATTAAAAAATGGCAGGATAAAGGTTCTAAACTGAGTGAAATGGCGATTTTATATCGCTCTAATGCCCAATCTCGTATTTTAGAGGAGTGCTTAGTTAGGGAACAGGTACCTTATAGAATTTATGGCGGGCATAGATTTTATGACCGACTTGAAATTAAAAATGCATTAGCCTACGCTCGATTGGCCATAGACCCAAATGACGATGGAGCGATGGAGAGAGTCATTAATGTACCGCCTAGAGGGATCGGTGAGCGCAGTATCGGTACCTTGAGAGAATTGGCTCGTGATCAAGGGTATTCCATGTGGAAAGCGGCACAAGTGGTTGTCCAACAAGGGTTATTACCGGCCAGAGCCAGTAATGCGATTAAGGGCTTTTTGGCGTTAATTGAAGGTATGTCATCTTGTATTCAACAACCAGAACTTGGCTTAGGAGATGTCTTCGAGCAACTGATTCAGGAAGCGGGCTTAATTCCGTTCCATGAAAAAGAAAAAGGTGAAAAGGGCGAAGCGCGTGTTGAAAACTTAAAAGAACTGGTAGGCGCTGCCAGTAGCTTTAGTTGGAGCGCTGATGATGAAGAATTTAGCTCTCCTCTCATGGCTTTTTTGGACAAAGCCGTGCTCGATGCGGGTGAAGCTCAAGCGGATGAATACCAAGACTCTATCCAGCTTATGACCTTACATGCTGCGAAGGGCCTAGAGTTTCAGCTGGTCTTTTTAACCGGTGTAGAAGAGAATCTGTTCCCTAGTAAAATGTCCTTTGAAGAACCAGGTCGTTTAGAGGAAGAAAGACGACTTTGTTACGTTGGCATCACCCGAGCGATGGAAAAACTGTATATTACCTACGCTGAATCCCGTCGTTTATACGGCAGTGAGTCTTTTAATAGCCCATCTCGTTTTATCAGTGAAATTCCGACCAGTTGCATTGAAGAAGTGCGTTTACGCTCTCAAGTCAGCCGACCTGTATCCATGCAACGTCCTACGGTGAATCGCCCTACAAGTTCTTCTGTACTAAGCGGTATGCAAAAGCCTGTAATTGACATCAGTATGGGCGATAGAGTGAACCATCCTGTTTTTGGTGAGGGATTGGTGATTAACAGTGAAGGACAAGGCCCACAAACCCGAGTGCAGGTGAATTTTGATGATGAAGGTACGAAATGGTTAGTGTTGGCGTTTGCCAAACTAGAGGTTTTGTGA
- a CDS encoding PA3496 family putative envelope integrity protein — MSKSTEMLSEVKTNILYASMSIDNEKSEKHQKEDSVRMLKARRSIEDYLEEKRLHKCISNGWDIN, encoded by the coding sequence ATGAGCAAGTCTACTGAAATGTTAAGCGAAGTTAAAACAAATATTCTTTATGCTTCTATGAGCATAGATAATGAAAAAAGTGAAAAGCATCAAAAAGAGGACAGTGTCCGAATGCTTAAAGCCAGACGATCGATTGAAGATTATTTGGAAGAAAAGCGCCTACATAAATGTATTTCAAATGGCTGGGATATAAATTAG